Part of the Arachis hypogaea cultivar Tifrunner chromosome 6, arahy.Tifrunner.gnm2.J5K5, whole genome shotgun sequence genome, ATTGGAACCGCCATTACAAGAGGCAAGGTGACGATATCCACCACCGTAATTACCATGGTCTTTTTCTCTTTCCCACTCACCAATTATACATTTTATTTGAAGGCTTATAATACTTTGATCTTGTTTTCGAGggttataatatttttgttacatctagtttcatattttcataTCTTGTTTGCAGTCGAAGATCTTTATGATGAACGAATTTTGAATACAAATCAAGCCGACATAGATAATTGTGTTCTTTACGAAAATCAAGAGAAAGAGACAACTTCTACAAACGAAGAACGTCTTTCAGGTATTTAAATATATAGCTAAAAATCTTAAATTCAAGTTAGTTAAATGCTTTtgttaaaagaaacaaaatatcaaataaaGGCCATTGTTTTTCATTTTAATGTGTTAAGCAAGCTTCTAACTGAAAAATGGAATTATTATTAAGAAAATGCATGTATATATAAAACAAGAACATTATTATTCTTCTTTCACTTGGAAGTAAATACATCCTTTGTTGTTAGTGTTTACACTTTATTTGAGTGGGGTTCCATCTATTGTCGATATAGGTGATGAATCTTCAAATAACAATGATTGGAGTAGTGATTGCTCCATAGATGTCAGAgttagaacattatatattagttCTCCTATCTTGGCTGCTAAAAGTCCTTTCTTCTATAAGGTAGTGacatttattctttaatttattcGTTAGATCTGAATATTCTTCCCAATATGTTCACTAAATTATTAGTGTTATTGTTTCTTTTGTAGCTTTTCTCAAATGGGATGAAGGAGTCAGAACAGACACATGTTACACTAAGAATTAATGCCAGTGGTATAGACATATACATATACTAAcagcttctctttttcttcttttatttttttcatattaattatATGTTCTTGTCTCTGCAAAAAATGTTACAGAGGAAGCAGCAGTGGTGGACCTTCTAAACTTTATGTACACTAATACGTTAAGCGCTTCTTCAGCAACTGCATTGTTGGATGTGTTAATGGCTGCAGACAAATTTGAAGTTGCTTCATGCATGAGATACTGTAGTCAATTATTAAGGAACATGCCAATGACATCTGAGTCTGCGTTGCTTTACCTTGAGCTCCCTTTTACTCTCTTAATGGCCGATGCAGTTCAACCATTGACTCATGCAGCAAGGCAGTATCTTGCTTCAAGATATAAAGATATATTAACGTAATAATTAAGATTTCTTTTCTCGTCCAATTCGCCTTCTTAAAGCCGCGTGTCTCTGTCTAACAgtttaaacttttgggatgaatAGCTTCCAAGAAGAGGTCATGAGCTTGCCCCTAGTCGGAATAGAGGCAATTCTATCAAGTGATGATCTACAAATAGCATCAGAGGATGCCCTATACGACGTCGTTTTGAAGTGGGCTAGAAGCCAGTATCCAGATCCAGAAGAGAGGAAACACGTGCTTAGCACGCGCCTTGCACGCTTAATCCGTTTCCCTTACATGTCATGCAGAAAGCTAAAGAAGATCTTATGCTGCAACGAAATGGAGCGAGAAATTGCGACCAAGCTTGTATTCGAAGCACTGTTCTTCAAGGCAGAGGCTCCACATCGGCAACGGATTCTAGCGGAGGCAGCGTCAGCAAGCAAGGGAAGTAGTAGCATGTTCGTGGAGCGGGCATATAAATACCGTCCGTTGAGGGTGTTGGAATTCGAGGCTCCAAGGCAGCAATGCGTGGTTTACTTGGATCTGAAGCGAGAGGAGTGTGCGAATTTGTTCCCATCCGGTAGGGTTTATTCTCAGGCTTTCCATCTGGGTGGACAAGGGTTTTTCCTCTCCGCGCATTGCAACTTGGACCAGCAAAGTTCCTTCCATTGCTTTGGATTGTTCCTTGGAATGCAAGAAAAAGGGTCAATAAGCTCCGTTGACTATGAATTTGCGGTGAGGTGTAGGCCTACGGATGAGTTTGTAAGCAAGTATAAAGGGAATTATACGTTCACTGGGGGAAAGGCAGTTGGCTATAGGAACTTGTTTGCCATTCCATGGACTTCCTTCATGGCTGACGATTGTCTATATTTCATTAATGATGTTCTCCATCTTAGAGCTGAGCTCACTATTAGGCAAAACCCTTCACTCCACTCTACTTGATTTCTCTATGTAAAATTGTAAATTACTCCTTATTCTACTGTTAATATCTATTTaacatataaaaagaaaaattaataatgtACATATATATAAGATAATAATGTACATAAGAATTATTATTCTCAAACATCTAATATTTCTCTATTGTGTCCCATTATATTTTTTTCCCAATGtggcataataatatatatagtttctttctttattatattatgaattagattttttttcctttctatgacatctttttttaatgattttatacttttaatgttaacgttattatttttaggttaaattattttgttaattactatatttttactaaatttataattaaatttttacactttaaaaaattttaattgaatcattacactgattttaaatttataatcacatgttatcattttaaaaatatttagtttAACAAAATATGATGCTGTGATATATTCGCTAATAGTGTCGTgtaggataaataaaaatatttttataatatttattgttaaaaaaatttaataaaaaatttaaaattaatataaaatttaatttaaaacttttaaaatataaaaattaattataaattaaaaaaatacagagACTAacagtataatttaattttatttttaattagggaTAGATTTATTAGTAATAGTaatttattaagtatataaaattattatatattatataattttattaggtatatgaaaaatataattattaaaaaaaaattagtaatagtaATTTATTaggtatataaaattattatatattatataattttattttttgtttgaaaaatatatttagtatttAGCCTAGTGACTACTATAAATAAAAGTCTAATCTAAATATTAATgatatttaatatctaaaaagtaaataataatatcaaaagtctatgaattataactcaaattacatagtctccccatacgcATCAAAGAGATCGCGTGTTCGAGTCTCTCTATCTttggtaaaataataataataacaatattaaaaaatttaaaaaaatatttttgtcaatcactttttaattaaataagaatttcaattcttaaatatttgaatttcttttatcACTTAAATTAAAACCTTTCAAATCTGATAAATTAAAGTGGATAAGATTATAAAATTATTGATAAGATTTCAGTGAAACATTATTACCGTGTTAATTTATTTCTTGCAACATTTGACACATGATTACAAGAGTTTAGTAGAAGATTCAATGATTATATGATGAAATTGCTTGTTTTAAGTTCAATTTTAAATCTCAgagataattataaattttttaatatcaacAAAATATGTGAATTAGTAGAACAGTTTTATCTAGATGACTTGGTCAATGACCAAGAGAAATTTCACATTTGCAAGCTCAACATTATAAACACGATGTTCCTAATCACGTTGAATTAAGTAAGTTGTGCATAATTTTCAAATTATGTCAAATGTTAATGAATACAAAAAGTCTTTTAACATATTATTTGATTGATCATTTGATTCGCTTGATATTAACTCTTTCTATTTCAACTACTTCAATTGagagatctttttcaactataaatattatgaaaaatggatttaaaacaaaataaaatatgaactTTTTGCTAATTATCTTTTGAtttacattgaaaaaaaaaatctcaaagatttaatataaattttattatcaatacattttataatataaaaaaatcaacatataccactttattaataaaaaatataaacataattttatattttaaaatatattctctattcatatatttttataatatatcttacattatataatttatttatataaattttattttaatattatatatattattcattctcataaaaatatttttgaatctgTGCCAATCTTTAATATGTATAATTGAGTTATATAATCTATTTCATTATCTCTTTTCACTCCCTTTTACTACTTATCTTTCTTCTGTGAAATTACATTATTTACAttcatttgattttgttttccttCTCCCATAACTCCTTTGATTactctatatttttaatattaatattattatctttaatatgtgtaattaaattataaaacctattttattatatCCATCTTTTTACTCATTTGTATTACGTATCTTTCTTGTATAAAGTTACATTCACACAATTATTAAGGTGAATACGGATCGGTTTGGTTTAGGTTTAATGTAAAATTGGAACCGAATcgattaaaatataattagttcGGTTTGGTTTAGATTTACGTTTTTTTGTGCATATACCCGAACCAAATCAAATCGATTAAAAATGGATTGGTTCAATTCGGATAATTGAGTACCCAATgactttaaaattcataaaaaaaaaaccaaagttttatcttaaaaattcaacaaatacaataaacatttaacatcaatagaaataattcaaacatattaaacaccaaatacattaaaaactaaactcattaaaaaccaaacatattaatagtgaataatctttgtctaatgaaaatacaaaagtgcaaTAGAAAATTCACTAAAAACcatacatacacacacacacacacatatatatatatatatatatatatgatcggGTTTATGGATTGATTCGAGTTTCGCACTTCCAAAATCGATATTCGAACCAATCACTAATAAAACCCATT contains:
- the LOC112698022 gene encoding BTB/POZ domain-containing protein POB1-like — its product is MYTNTLSASSATALLDVLMAADKFEVASCMRYCSQLLRNMPMTSESALLYLELPFTLLMADAVQPLTHAARQYLASRYKDILTFQEEVMSLPLVGIEAILSSDDLQIASEDALYDVVLKWARSQYPDPEERKHVLSTRLARLIRFPYMSCRKLKKILCCNEMEREIATKLVFEALFFKAEAPHRQRILAEAASASKGSSSMFVERAYKYRPLRVLEFEAPRQQCVVYLDLKREECANLFPSGRVYSQAFHLGGQGFFLSAHCNLDQQSSFHCFGLFLGMQEKGSISSVDYEFAVRCRPTDEFVSKYKGNYTFTGGKAVGYRNLFAIPWTSFMADDCLYFINDVLHLRAELTIRQNPSLHST
- the LOC140172979 gene encoding BTB/POZ domain-containing protein POB1-like, translated to MVFNHSRSTSSCSDVDFSFAFNDSKFSDRILRIEIVENLVDDDHCLDSDGDDYWNRHYKRQGDDIHHLEDLYDERILNTNQADIDNCVLYENQEKETTSTNEERLSGDESSNNNDWSSDCSIDVRVRTLYISSPILAAKSPFFYKLFSNGMKESEQTHVTLRINASGIDIYIY